One window of the Mycobacterium xenopi genome contains the following:
- a CDS encoding LytR C-terminal domain-containing protein has product MSERVPDSSGLPLRAMVMVLLFLGVIFLLVGFQAMSSAGKSDDDDSTTVPTVTTSTPAPRTSAKGAAALRSDVRVYNISGQDGVAARTADQLRGAGFNVTEIGNLSLPDVASTTVYFSDAAGERDTADAVGKQLHAAVEPRISAVADQPPGVIVVVAG; this is encoded by the coding sequence ATGAGTGAACGCGTTCCCGACTCCTCGGGATTACCCCTGCGGGCCATGGTGATGGTGCTGCTGTTTTTGGGCGTGATCTTCCTGCTGGTCGGGTTTCAGGCCATGAGTTCGGCCGGCAAATCCGATGACGACGACTCGACGACGGTTCCCACTGTGACCACGAGCACGCCCGCACCGCGAACGTCGGCCAAGGGCGCCGCCGCCCTTCGGTCCGATGTGCGGGTGTACAACATCTCCGGGCAAGACGGCGTCGCCGCGCGTACCGCCGATCAGCTACGGGGCGCCGGCTTCAACGTCACCGAGATCGGCAACCTCTCGCTGCCCGACGTCGCGTCCACCACGGTCTATTTCAGCGACGCAGCGGGTGAGCGTGACACCGCCGACGCGGTCGGTAAGCAGTTGCATGCAGCGGTGGAGCCGCGAATATCAGCGGTCGCCGACCAGCCGCCGGGCGTCATTGTGGTGGTCGCCGGCTAG
- a CDS encoding DUF3263 domain-containing protein → MDGAMARANRSGDDSDIADGLTRREHDILAFERQWWKYAGAKEEAIKELFSMSATRYYQVLNALIDRPEALAADPMLVKRLRRLRASRQKARAARRLGFEVT, encoded by the coding sequence ATGGACGGCGCCATGGCGCGGGCAAATCGATCGGGGGACGACTCTGACATCGCCGATGGCCTGACCCGCCGCGAACACGACATCTTGGCATTCGAACGCCAATGGTGGAAATACGCGGGGGCCAAGGAAGAAGCCATCAAAGAGTTGTTCTCGATGTCAGCGACACGCTACTACCAAGTACTCAACGCGCTGATCGACCGGCCTGAGGCCTTGGCGGCCGACCCCATGCTGGTCAAACGGCTGCGCCGGCTGCGAGCAAGCCGGCAGAAGGCCCGCGCTGCGCGCCGGCTCGGCTTCGAGGTCACCTGA
- a CDS encoding peptide deformylase: MAVVPIRIVGDPILHTPTAPVPVGPDGSLPDDLPDLIATLYDTMDAAYGVGLAANQIGVGLRVFVYDCADERGQTARRRGVVINPVLETSEIPETMPDPETDDEGCLSVPGESFPTGRAKWARVTGLDAEGNPVSVEGTGLFARMLQHETGHLDGVLYLDRLIGRHARAAKRAVKAHGWGVPGLSWTPGEGPDPFGH; the protein is encoded by the coding sequence ATGGCCGTCGTACCTATTCGCATCGTGGGCGATCCGATCTTGCACACCCCGACCGCTCCGGTGCCGGTTGGCCCCGACGGCTCATTGCCGGACGATCTGCCGGACTTGATCGCCACTTTGTACGACACCATGGACGCTGCATACGGGGTGGGCTTGGCCGCCAACCAGATTGGGGTGGGCCTGCGGGTGTTCGTCTACGACTGCGCCGATGAGCGCGGCCAAACTGCCCGCCGCCGTGGGGTGGTCATCAACCCCGTGCTGGAAACCTCCGAAATACCCGAAACCATGCCCGATCCCGAAACCGACGACGAAGGTTGCCTGTCGGTGCCCGGGGAGTCGTTCCCGACCGGACGCGCGAAATGGGCTCGGGTCACCGGACTCGACGCCGAAGGCAATCCGGTGAGTGTGGAGGGCACCGGGCTGTTCGCGCGGATGCTGCAGCACGAGACCGGGCATCTGGACGGGGTTTTGTACCTGGACCGCTTGATCGGCCGGCACGCCCGCGCCGCGAAACGGGCGGTCAAAGCGCACGGCTGGGGTGTGCCGGGACTTTCCTGGACGCCGGGCGAGGGGCCCGATCCGTTCGGTCACTGA
- a CDS encoding GNAT family N-acetyltransferase — protein sequence MVSWPDPGTRVTVRYRRPPGSVPPLTDAVGQLLQVDPVVRVRTKTGTVVQFAPGDAVALRVLTDAPVRTSQIRALEHAAAAAWPGVEQHWLAGWLLRAGHGVTVAANSAVPLDISASPSAIPAIVDWYRQRRLTPRLAVPDRLLRLPAASDHPHQMLVRDVAPSDRQPSVTLAARPDDEWLRLQHRDVPVDVLTAVLGGEVVFGNRAGRAVARGAVTDAPDGTRWVGLSALAATNHPDGPAHAQRLCETLLSWGARRGATRGYIRVDDNDTLAATVADSLGFRLHHRGSYLTVAPELWSGHG from the coding sequence ATGGTCTCATGGCCTGATCCGGGGACGCGGGTAACGGTGCGCTACCGCCGCCCGCCCGGGTCGGTGCCCCCACTGACCGACGCGGTGGGCCAGCTGCTTCAGGTCGACCCGGTGGTGCGGGTGCGGACCAAGACCGGAACCGTGGTGCAGTTCGCCCCCGGCGACGCGGTGGCACTGCGGGTGCTGACGGACGCGCCGGTACGCACGTCACAGATCCGCGCACTCGAACATGCCGCCGCGGCTGCCTGGCCCGGTGTCGAGCAGCACTGGCTGGCCGGCTGGCTGCTGCGCGCTGGGCACGGCGTCACCGTCGCCGCTAATTCGGCTGTGCCACTCGATATTTCGGCTAGCCCAAGTGCTATCCCCGCGATTGTGGACTGGTATCGGCAGCGTCGCCTCACGCCGCGGCTGGCGGTTCCCGACCGCCTGCTGCGGCTGCCAGCGGCGAGCGACCACCCGCATCAGATGCTGGTGCGCGACGTCGCCCCATCGGATCGGCAGCCGTCGGTCACGCTGGCCGCGCGACCCGACGACGAGTGGCTGCGGCTTCAGCACCGCGATGTGCCGGTCGACGTGCTGACCGCCGTCCTCGGCGGCGAAGTGGTGTTCGGCAACCGCGCAGGCAGGGCGGTCGCCCGCGGCGCGGTAACCGACGCGCCGGACGGCACCCGCTGGGTGGGCCTGTCGGCGCTGGCAGCAACCAACCACCCAGACGGGCCGGCGCACGCTCAGCGTCTGTGCGAGACCCTGCTGTCTTGGGGTGCTCGCCGCGGCGCGACCCGCGGCTATATCCGCGTCGACGACAACGACACGCTTGCCGCCACCGTGGCCGACTCACTGGGCTTCCGGCTGCACCATCGCGGCAGCTATCTGACGGTGGCGCCCGAGCTATGGTCGGGCCATGGTTGA
- a CDS encoding exodeoxyribonuclease III, with translation MVDGDGLLRPASPRAPLLRLATWNVNSIRIRLDRVLDWMRRADIDILAMQETKCADDQFPALPFFELGYEVAHCGFNQWNGVAIASRVGLDDIEVGFPGQPTWSSGPRGDDKRGEARALAATCAGVRVWSLYVPNGRALNDPHYTYKLNWLAALRDTAETWLREDSSAQIALAGDWNIAPTDDDVWSIEFYRGCTHVSEPERKAFNAIVDAQFTDVVRPFAPGPGVYTYWDYTALRFPKGQGMRIDFILASPALAVRVVDARIVREERKGKAASDHAPVVVDLRRD, from the coding sequence ATGGTCGACGGCGACGGCCTGCTGCGCCCGGCCTCGCCGCGAGCACCGCTCCTTCGGCTCGCGACCTGGAACGTGAACTCAATTCGCATCCGGTTAGACCGTGTGCTTGATTGGATGCGCCGCGCCGACATCGACATCCTCGCCATGCAGGAAACCAAGTGCGCGGACGACCAGTTTCCCGCCCTGCCGTTCTTCGAACTGGGCTACGAGGTGGCGCACTGCGGGTTCAACCAATGGAACGGGGTGGCGATCGCGTCGCGGGTGGGCCTCGACGACATCGAAGTCGGCTTTCCCGGGCAGCCAACGTGGAGCAGCGGCCCGCGAGGCGATGACAAGCGCGGCGAAGCCCGAGCGCTGGCCGCAACCTGCGCCGGTGTTCGGGTGTGGAGCCTCTACGTTCCCAACGGTCGCGCGCTGAACGATCCGCACTACACGTACAAGCTGAATTGGCTTGCCGCGCTGCGTGATACAGCAGAAACCTGGTTGCGAGAGGATTCGTCGGCGCAGATCGCATTGGCCGGCGACTGGAATATCGCCCCCACCGACGACGACGTCTGGAGCATTGAGTTTTACCGGGGCTGCACCCATGTCTCCGAACCCGAACGCAAAGCGTTCAACGCCATCGTTGACGCCCAATTCACCGATGTGGTACGGCCTTTCGCTCCCGGCCCGGGCGTCTACACCTACTGGGACTACACCGCGCTGCGCTTCCCGAAAGGCCAGGGGATGCGTATCGACTTCATCCTCGCTTCACCGGCATTGGCGGTCCGGGTCGTCGACGCGCGAATCGTGCGCGAGGAGCGCAAGGGCAAGGCGGCCAGCGACCACGCTCCGGTTGTGGTGGATCTGCGCCGCGATTGA
- a CDS encoding IS630 family transposase, whose translation MASQGRPKAELVLTDEEHETLTRWARRRKSAQALALRSRIVLGCAEGLTNKQVAARERVSQPTVGKWRSRFVEARLDGLVDDPRPGRPASVSAEQVENVVVATLESTPANATHWSRASMAQRCGLSKSTIGRIWKAFELQPHRAEHFKLSNDPLFVEKVYDIVGLYLDPPEAAVVLCVDEKSQVQALARSQPAFPMMPGMPEKRTHDYVRSGTTSLFAAFDIADGTVITALHRRHRAIEFRKFLARIDAQVPDHLDVHLVCDNYGTHKAPTVQSWLERHPRFHMHYTPTYSSWINQVERWFAELTRQLLERGDHRSVQALEKDIRAWVAAWNDNPKPFVWTKTAEQILQSIQRLMKRISGAGH comes from the coding sequence GTGGCATCACAGGGGCGACCGAAAGCGGAATTGGTGTTGACCGATGAAGAACACGAGACGCTGACCCGGTGGGCGCGGCGGCGCAAATCCGCCCAGGCGCTGGCGTTGCGGTCACGGATCGTGCTCGGTTGCGCCGAGGGCTTGACCAACAAGCAGGTCGCGGCGCGCGAGCGGGTATCGCAGCCGACCGTGGGCAAGTGGCGGAGCCGGTTCGTCGAGGCACGGCTAGACGGGCTGGTCGATGACCCCCGGCCGGGCCGGCCGGCGTCGGTGAGCGCCGAGCAGGTCGAGAACGTGGTGGTGGCCACCTTGGAGTCCACTCCGGCCAACGCCACGCACTGGTCGCGGGCCTCGATGGCCCAACGCTGCGGGCTGTCGAAGTCCACGATCGGGCGGATCTGGAAAGCATTTGAGCTGCAACCACATCGGGCCGAGCACTTCAAACTGTCCAATGATCCGCTGTTTGTGGAGAAGGTCTATGACATCGTCGGGCTCTATCTTGACCCGCCCGAGGCCGCGGTGGTGCTGTGCGTGGACGAAAAGAGCCAGGTCCAGGCGCTGGCGCGCAGCCAGCCGGCGTTCCCGATGATGCCCGGCATGCCCGAGAAACGCACCCACGACTACGTGCGCTCGGGCACCACCAGCCTGTTCGCCGCCTTCGACATCGCCGACGGCACCGTGATCACCGCGCTGCACCGGCGCCACCGCGCCATCGAGTTCCGCAAGTTCCTGGCCAGGATCGACGCCCAGGTCCCCGACCACCTCGACGTCCACCTGGTCTGCGACAACTACGGCACTCACAAAGCGCCCACCGTGCAAAGCTGGCTCGAGCGCCACCCTCGCTTCCACATGCACTACACCCCAACCTATTCCAGCTGGATCAACCAAGTTGAGCGCTGGTTCGCCGAGCTGACCCGCCAACTCCTTGAACGCGGCGACCACCGCAGCGTCCAAGCACTCGAAAAAGACATCCGTGCCTGGGTCGCCGCCTGGAACGACAACCCCAAACCATTCGTGTGGACCAAGACCGCCGAACAGATCCTCCAGTCCATCCAACGACTAATGAAACGAATTTCTGGCGCGGGACACTAG